One Sus scrofa isolate TJ Tabasco breed Duroc chromosome 1, Sscrofa11.1, whole genome shotgun sequence DNA segment encodes these proteins:
- the FAM26F gene encoding protein FAM26F isoform X1 → MEKFRTVLDLHLKHHSALGYGLVSLLTAGGERIFSTAVFQCPCNAAWNLPYGLVFLLVPALALFLLGYVLNARTWRLLTGCCARPGCGGGLRTFVVCAQLSAAAAVAPLTWVAVALLGGTFYECAASGSAFQARRLCPGRDSRCEVQMPLVPCGQAQVPEVQELHKELKAQSQVLGWVLIAVVMIVLLLCTSVTRCLSPVSFLQLKFWKIYLEQEQQILKNQATEHAAELAKENIRCFFESSHPKECNTPSIKDWQQISSLYTYNPKEQYYSMLHKYVNRKEKNQSIRSSQGDAMVPIFGFVDSTGMNTTPSL, encoded by the exons ATGGAGAAGTTTCGGACGGTGCTGGACCTGCACCTCAAGCATCACAGCGCGCTGGGCTACGGCCTGGTGAGCCTGCTGACCGCTGGCGGGGAGCGCATCTTCTCCACCGCGGTGTTCCAGTGCCCGTGCAACGCCGCCTGGAACCTGCCCTACGGTCTGGTCTTCCTGCTGGTGCCGGCGCTGGCGCTCTTCCTGCTGGGCTACGTGCTGAACGCGCGCACCTGGCGCCTGCTGACCGGCTGCTGCGCCCGGCCGGGCTGCGGCGGGGGGCTGCGGACCTTTGTGGTGTGCGCGCAGCTCAGCGCGGCCGCCGCGGTTGCACCGCTCACTTGGGTGGCGGTGGCGCTGCTGGGGGGCACCTTCTACGAGTGCGCGGCTAGCGGGAGCGCGTTCCAGGCGCGGCGCCTGTGTCCCGGCCGCGACTCCCGCTGCGAGGTCCAGATGCCGCTGGTGCCCTGCGGGCAAGCCCAGGTGCCCGAGGTGCAGGAGTTGCACAAGGAGCTCAAAGCCCAGTCGCAG GTGCTGGGCTGGGTCCTGATAGCAGTTGTTATGATCGTCCTCCTGCTTTGTACATCCGTCACCCGATGCCTATCTCCAGTTAGTTTCCTGCAGctgaaattttggaaaatctATTTGGAACAGGAGCAGCAGATCCTTAAAAATCAAGCCACAGAGCATGCAGCTGAATTGGCCAAAGAAAATATCCGATGTTTCTTTGAGTCCTCACATCCAAAGGAATGCAACACTCCAAGCATTAAAGACTGGCAGCAGATTTCATCGCTATACACTTACAATCCAAAGGAACAGTATTACAGCATGTTGCACAAATATgttaacagaaaagagaagaatcagaGTATCAGATCTTCCCAAGGAGATGCAATGGTTCCTATTTTTGGCTTTGTAGATTCCACTGGTATGAACACTACTCCTAGTTTATGA